One genomic region from Bacillus sp. SLBN-46 encodes:
- the alaS gene encoding alanine--tRNA ligase produces the protein MKNLSGSQIRSMFLQFFKEEKGHTVEPSASLVPHDDPSLLWINSGVATLKKYFDGRVVPENPRITNAQKSIRTNDIENVGKTARHHTFFEMLGNFSIGEYFKNEAIEWAWEFLTDKKWMGFDPELLSVTVHPEDNEAYEIWNKTIGIPEERIIRLEGNFWDIGEGPSGPNTEIFYDRGPKYGDDPNDPELYPGGENDRYLEVWNLVFSQFNHNPDGTYTPLPKKNIDTGMGLERMASVVQNVPTNFDTDLFIPIIRATEEISGEKYGVNKETDVAFKVIADHIRTVAFAVGDGALPSNEGRGYVLRRLLRRAVRYAKQININRPFMFELVPVVGEIMNDFYPEVKEKTEFVQKVIKNEEERFHETLHDGLTILASVIKKEKEKGSDTISGADVFRLYDTYGFPVELTEEYAEEEGMKVDHEGFEVEMEQQRDRARAARHDVDSMQVQSGVLRDVKVESQFVGYDQLESSSIVAAIVKNGELIDQASAGEEVQVILDVTPFYAESGGQIADHGMMEGEEVSLFVKDVQKAPNGQNLHQVVVKSGTLKTNQQVTAKVDTDNRVKIIKNHTATHLLHQALKDVLGEHVNQAGSLVEPDRLRFDFSHFGQIKPEELEQIEKIVNEKIWRNIEVNISLKPIAEAKAMGAMALFGEKYGNIVRVVQVGDYSLELCGGCHVPNTSVIGLFKIVSEGGIGAGTRRIEAVTGEAAYKSLNDQVGLLKEAADKLKSNPKDIVTRIDSLMSEMKQLQRENESLAAKLGNIEAGNLVSQAKEIDGVTVLVAKVQAADMNNLRNMADDLRQKLGSVVLVLGSVHEGKVNLIAAVTKDLIDKGYHAGKLVKEVATRCGGGGGGRPDMAQAGGKDPEKLDSALQFVEEWVKSV, from the coding sequence ATGAAAAACTTATCTGGTTCACAAATTCGCTCAATGTTTTTACAGTTTTTTAAAGAAGAAAAAGGACACACCGTGGAGCCAAGCGCATCGCTTGTCCCTCATGATGATCCATCCTTGTTATGGATTAACAGTGGTGTCGCCACCCTAAAGAAATACTTTGATGGCCGTGTAGTGCCAGAAAACCCAAGAATCACTAATGCTCAAAAATCCATTCGGACAAATGACATTGAGAATGTTGGGAAAACTGCTCGACATCATACCTTCTTTGAAATGCTTGGTAACTTTTCAATTGGTGAGTACTTTAAAAATGAAGCAATTGAGTGGGCATGGGAGTTTTTAACGGACAAAAAATGGATGGGCTTTGACCCAGAACTATTATCCGTTACCGTTCATCCTGAAGACAATGAAGCATATGAAATTTGGAATAAAACCATCGGCATTCCAGAGGAACGCATTATTCGACTGGAGGGGAACTTCTGGGATATTGGGGAAGGGCCTAGTGGACCGAATACTGAAATTTTCTATGACCGTGGTCCAAAGTATGGGGATGACCCAAATGATCCGGAATTATATCCAGGTGGAGAAAACGATCGGTACCTGGAAGTATGGAACCTAGTGTTCTCCCAATTTAACCATAATCCTGATGGCACCTATACACCACTGCCAAAGAAAAATATTGATACAGGTATGGGTTTAGAACGGATGGCATCTGTTGTTCAAAATGTTCCAACCAACTTTGACACCGATCTATTTATCCCTATTATCCGTGCGACAGAGGAAATCTCTGGAGAGAAATATGGTGTGAATAAAGAGACGGATGTAGCATTTAAGGTTATTGCTGACCACATTCGTACGGTTGCATTTGCTGTCGGTGATGGTGCGCTTCCGTCAAATGAAGGACGGGGCTATGTACTACGTCGTTTGCTTCGCCGTGCTGTCCGCTATGCTAAGCAGATTAACATTAATCGTCCATTTATGTTTGAACTAGTTCCAGTCGTAGGCGAAATCATGAACGATTTCTATCCAGAGGTAAAGGAAAAGACAGAATTCGTCCAAAAAGTGATTAAGAATGAAGAAGAACGTTTCCACGAAACCCTTCATGATGGTTTAACCATCCTAGCTAGTGTCATTAAAAAGGAAAAAGAAAAGGGCAGTGACACCATTTCTGGCGCGGATGTTTTCCGTCTATATGATACGTACGGTTTCCCAGTTGAGCTGACTGAGGAATATGCTGAAGAAGAAGGTATGAAGGTTGACCATGAAGGCTTTGAAGTAGAAATGGAGCAACAGCGTGACCGTGCACGTGCAGCTCGTCATGATGTTGATTCCATGCAGGTTCAGAGCGGTGTTCTTAGAGATGTGAAGGTAGAAAGTCAGTTTGTTGGCTATGATCAACTTGAATCAAGCTCAATAGTGGCAGCTATTGTGAAAAATGGTGAATTAATTGATCAAGCTTCAGCTGGAGAGGAAGTACAGGTTATTCTTGACGTGACGCCTTTTTATGCTGAAAGTGGTGGGCAAATTGCTGACCACGGCATGATGGAAGGTGAAGAGGTATCTTTATTTGTAAAAGACGTTCAAAAGGCACCGAATGGTCAAAACCTTCATCAAGTAGTGGTTAAAAGCGGTACGCTCAAAACGAACCAACAGGTGACTGCTAAGGTAGATACAGACAACCGGGTGAAAATTATCAAAAATCATACAGCGACCCACTTGCTGCATCAAGCATTAAAGGATGTACTTGGGGAGCACGTTAACCAGGCAGGTTCCCTCGTTGAACCTGATCGTCTACGCTTTGATTTCTCACACTTTGGTCAAATTAAACCAGAAGAGTTAGAGCAAATTGAAAAAATCGTCAACGAAAAAATTTGGAGAAATATTGAAGTAAACATCAGCTTAAAACCGATTGCTGAAGCAAAAGCAATGGGTGCTATGGCTCTTTTCGGTGAGAAGTATGGTAATATTGTTCGTGTGGTACAGGTTGGAGACTATAGCTTAGAGTTATGTGGTGGCTGCCATGTTCCAAATACATCTGTTATTGGTTTGTTCAAAATTGTTTCAGAAGGCGGAATTGGCGCTGGGACACGAAGAATTGAGGCTGTAACAGGTGAGGCTGCTTATAAATCATTAAATGATCAAGTGGGCTTATTAAAAGAAGCGGCAGATAAATTAAAATCAAATCCAAAGGATATCGTCACACGTATCGATAGTCTGATGAGCGAAATGAAACAGCTTCAACGTGAAAATGAATCACTTGCAGCTAAACTTGGAAATATTGAAGCAGGTAACCTGGTTTCCCAAGCAAAAGAAATTGACGGAGTAACCGTCCTAGTTGCAAAGGTACAAGCTGCTGATATGAATAACTTAAGAAATATGGCTGATGACTTAAGGCAAAAACTGGGCTCTGTGGTACTAGTACTAGGAAGTGTTCACGAAGGCAAAGTAAACCTTATCGCAGCAGTTACAAAGGATTTAATCGATAAAGGCTACCATGCTGGGAAACTGGTTAAAGAAGTTGCTACACGCTGTGGCGGAGGTGGCGGAGGCCGTCCAGATATGGCTCAAGCTGGAGGAAAAGATCCTGAAAAACTAGATTCTGCACTTCAATTCGTTGAAGAATGGGTAAAATCGGTTTGA
- a CDS encoding IreB family regulatory phosphoprotein, which yields MSSFDKTMRFNFPEEPFEHDVNDVLLQVYEALQEKGYNPINQIVGYLLSGDPAYIPRHRDARNIIRKLERDEIIEELVKSYLKQQREVK from the coding sequence ATGAGTTCATTTGACAAAACGATGAGATTTAATTTTCCTGAAGAGCCCTTTGAACATGACGTAAATGACGTTCTTTTACAAGTGTATGAAGCATTGCAGGAAAAAGGATATAATCCGATAAATCAAATAGTCGGCTACCTATTATCAGGAGATCCAGCCTATATACCACGTCATCGAGATGCCCGTAACATTATCCGCAAGCTTGAACGGGACGAAATAATTGAAGAATTAGTCAAATCCTATCTAAAACAACAACGAGAGGTTAAGTAA
- the ruvX gene encoding Holliday junction resolvase RuvX: MRVLGLDVGSKTVGIALSDEMGWTAQGLKTLKINEERQEFGFEEIGQIIKEYQVDTVVIGLPKNMNGTIGPRGEASQQYANEVESRFAVPTVLWDERLTTMAAERVLLEADVSRKKRKKVIDKMAAMMILQGYLDSKN, translated from the coding sequence ATGCGCGTATTGGGTTTAGATGTAGGATCTAAGACAGTTGGTATTGCCCTAAGTGATGAAATGGGGTGGACCGCACAGGGTCTTAAAACACTCAAAATCAATGAAGAAAGACAAGAGTTTGGTTTTGAGGAAATTGGTCAAATAATAAAAGAGTACCAGGTGGATACAGTTGTCATTGGCTTACCCAAAAATATGAACGGGACGATTGGACCACGCGGTGAAGCCAGTCAGCAATATGCGAATGAAGTGGAGAGCAGATTTGCTGTGCCAACTGTATTATGGGACGAGCGTTTGACAACAATGGCTGCTGAACGTGTATTGCTTGAAGCAGATGTAAGTCGCAAAAAGCGAAAGAAAGTTATCGATAAGATGGCCGCAATGATGATTCTACAAGGTTATCTTGATAGCAAAAATTAA